A stretch of the Gracilinanus agilis isolate LMUSP501 chromosome 4, AgileGrace, whole genome shotgun sequence genome encodes the following:
- the MPP2 gene encoding MAGUK p55 subfamily member 2 isoform X2 — MPVAATNSESAMQQVLDNLGTFPNATGAAELDLIFLRGIMESPIVRSLAKAHERLEETKLEAVRDNNLELVQEILRDLAELAEQSSTAAELAHILQEPHFQSLLETHDSVASKSYETPPPSPGLDPMFNNQPVPPDAVRMVGIRKTAGEHLGVTFRVEGGELVIARILHGGMVAQQGLLHVGDVIKEVNGQPVGSDPRGLQELLRSASGSVILKILPSYQEPHLPRQVFVKCHFDYEPARDSLIPCKEAGLRFCAGDLLQIVNQDDANWWQACHVEGGSAGLIPSQLLEEKRKAFVKRDLEMTPTSGALCGSISGKKKKRMMYLTTKNAEFDRHELLIYEEVARMPPFRRKTLVLIGAQGVGRRSLKNKLIMWDQDRYGTTVPYTSRRPKDTEREGQGYSFVTRAEMETDIRAGRYLEHGEYEGNLYGTRIDSIRNVLSAGKVCVLDVNPQAVKVLRTAEFVPYVVFIEAPDFETLRAMNRAALESGVATKQLTEADLKRTVEESSRIQRGYGHYFDLTLVNDNLERTFRELQTAMEKLRTEPQWVPVSWVY; from the exons GCCCATGAACGCCTAGAAGAGACCAAGCTGGAGGCAGTTCGGGACAATAACCTGGAGCTGGTTCAGGAGATCCTTCGGGACCTGGCTGAGCTGGCTGAGCAGAGTAGCACAGCGGCTGAACTCGCCCATATCCTCCAGGAGCCCCATTTCCAG TCCCTCCTGGAGACGCATGATTCCGTGGCATCCAAGAGCTATGAGACTCCACCTCCCAGCCCTGGCCTGGACCCCATGTTCAACAACCAGCCTGTCCCCCCAGATGCCGTACGAATGGTGGGCATTCGAAAGACTGCAGGAGAGCACCTG GGTGTGACGTTCCGAGTGGAGGGTGGAGAACTGGTGATTGCCCGAATCCTGCACGGGGGCATGGTGGCCCAGCAGGGTCTGCTGCACGTGGGGGATGTTATCAAGGAGGTGAATGGGCAGCCTGTGGGCAGTGACCCCCGGGGGCTGCAAGAGTTACTCCGAAGTGCCAGTGGGAGCGTCATCCTCAAGATCCTGCCCAGTTACCAGGAGCCCCACTTGCCTCGACAG GTGTTTGTCAAATGCCACTTTGACTATGAGCCAGCCCGGGACAGCCTGATCCCCTGTAAGGAGGCTGGCCTACGCTTTTGTGCTGGGGACCTGCTCCAGATTGTGAATCAGGATGATGCTAACTGGTGGCAA GCATGCCACGTAGAGGGGGGCAGTGCTGGGCTTATCCCTAGCCAGCTGCTGGAAGAGAAACGGAAGGCCTTTGTCAAGAGGGACCTGGAGATGACACCAACCTCAG GTGCCCTGTGTGGCAGCATTTCaggcaagaagaagaagagaatgatgTATCTCACTACCAAGAATGCAG AGTTTGATCGGCATGAGCTCCTGATCTATGAGGAAGTGGCCCGGATGCCCCCTTTCCGTCGGAAAACCCTGGTGCTGATTGGGGCCCAGGGTGTGGGACGACGTAGCCTGAAGAACAAGCTCATCATGTGGGACCAAGATCGCTATGGCACTACTGTGCCTT ACACATCTCGTCGGCCTAAGGACACTGAGCGGGAAGGCCAAGGCTATAGTTTTGTGACTCGGGCAGAGATGGAAACGGACATCCGTGCTGGCCGCTACCTTGAGCATGGGGAATATGAAGGAAACCTGTATGGCACTCGAATTGATTCCATCCGAAACGTGCTCAGTGCTGGCAAGGTGTGCGTGTTGGATGTCAATCCCCAG GCAGTGAAGGTGCTAAGAACTGCAGAGTTTGTCCCATATGTGGTTTTCATTGAGGCTCCTGACTTTGAGACACTGCGTGCCATGAACCGGGCTGCCTTGGAGAGTGGGGTGGCCACCAAGCAACTCACG GAGGCAGACTTGAAGCGGACAGTGGAAGAGAGCAGCCGGATCCAGAGAGGGTACGGGCACTACTTTGACCTCACACTGGTGAATGACAACCTTGAGAGGACCTTCCGAGAGCTTCAGACTGCAATGGAGAAGCTGCGGACAGAACCCCAGTGGGTGCCTGTCAGCTGGGTATATTAA